In Thermodesulfovibrio aggregans, the following proteins share a genomic window:
- a CDS encoding GSCFA domain-containing protein: MLNEYTPGCIYQRILNAFSQLDFGEKAIIEKSKDLFIDLLLPAGSPVTFTRALERRKEIEKIYEEIKDADLIIITLGYIECWYDSESGLFLNRMPEPSEIKKFPKRYIFKRLTCSESIELLQKAIQILSNRKILLTVSPVPIQTTFIPNTDAVLSNSYSKSVLRVVVEHLYRKFPNVDYFPSYEIILSLGTKAFMEDNVHVKDEVVRKVSYFIENYVENI; the protein is encoded by the coding sequence TTGTTGAACGAATATACCCCAGGTTGTATTTATCAGAGAATTTTGAATGCGTTTTCACAATTAGATTTTGGAGAAAAAGCTATTATTGAAAAATCAAAAGATTTATTTATTGATTTATTATTACCAGCTGGTTCTCCTGTTACATTTACTCGTGCATTGGAAAGAAGAAAAGAAATAGAAAAAATATATGAAGAAATAAAAGATGCTGATTTAATTATTATAACTCTTGGTTACATAGAATGTTGGTATGATAGTGAATCTGGACTTTTTTTAAATCGTATGCCAGAACCATCAGAAATTAAAAAATTTCCCAAAAGGTATATATTTAAAAGACTGACTTGTTCTGAATCTATTGAACTTTTACAAAAAGCAATTCAAATTTTAAGCAATAGAAAGATATTATTAACAGTATCACCTGTTCCTATTCAAACAACTTTTATACCGAACACAGACGCTGTACTAAGTAATAGTTATTCAAAAAGCGTTTTAAGAGTGGTTGTAGAACATCTATATAGGAAATTTCCAAATGTGGATTATTTCCCAAGTTATGAAATAATTTTATCTTTAGGAACTAAAGCCTTTATGGAAGATAATGTCCATGTAAAAGATGAAGTGGTAAGAAAGGTTTCGTATTTTATTGAAAATTATGTTGAAAATATATAA
- the rfbB gene encoding dTDP-glucose 4,6-dehydratase has protein sequence MKLLVTGGAGFIGSEFVRQAVKKGYNVTVLDKLTYAGDLKRVEEVREKIKFYKVDICNRKHVEEIFSTEKPEIVAHFAAETHVDRSILNPQAFLKTNIEGTHNLLELSKKYNISKFINIITDEVYGEIREGKFTESSPLIPNSPYSVSKAAQDMLGRAYFRTYGLPVITVRPSNNYGPWQYPEKLIPVVIIKALNDEPVPVYGDGSNVREWLYVEDCAEAVLEIVEKGAVGEIYNVGSGIERKNIEVVKAILSLLCKPESLIQFIKDRPGHDYRYSVSTEKIESDIGWQPKTSFEDGLERTVSWYVAHLNWVKTKLRQLKRYWNRVYELR, from the coding sequence ATGAAACTCCTTGTTACAGGTGGAGCAGGATTTATAGGAAGCGAGTTTGTAAGACAGGCAGTGAAGAAAGGATACAATGTTACAGTTTTAGATAAACTTACTTATGCAGGAGATTTGAAGAGAGTAGAGGAAGTAAGGGAGAAAATAAAATTTTACAAGGTTGATATATGTAATAGGAAGCATGTTGAAGAAATATTTTCAACAGAAAAACCCGAGATTGTCGCCCATTTTGCAGCAGAAACCCATGTAGACAGAAGTATTCTAAATCCACAGGCTTTTTTGAAAACCAATATTGAAGGAACTCATAACCTACTTGAGTTGTCAAAAAAATATAACATTTCAAAATTTATAAATATTATTACAGATGAGGTCTATGGAGAGATAAGAGAGGGAAAATTTACTGAAAGTTCACCACTCATACCAAACTCACCTTACTCAGTAAGTAAAGCTGCTCAGGATATGCTTGGAAGGGCATATTTTAGAACCTATGGTCTGCCTGTAATAACAGTAAGACCTTCAAATAACTATGGACCTTGGCAGTATCCTGAAAAATTGATTCCTGTAGTGATAATTAAAGCATTAAATGATGAGCCTGTTCCTGTTTATGGAGATGGTTCAAATGTTAGGGAGTGGCTTTATGTTGAGGATTGTGCAGAGGCAGTCTTGGAGATTGTTGAAAAGGGTGCAGTTGGTGAGATTTATAATGTAGGAAGTGGAATTGAGAGGAAAAACATTGAGGTAGTGAAAGCCATACTTTCCTTGCTTTGCAAACCTGAAAGTCTAATTCAGTTTATAAAGGACAGACCAGGACATGACTATAGATACTCTGTAAGCACAGAAAAGATAGAGAGTGATATAGGTTGGCAGCCAAAGACAAGCTTTGAGGATGGACTTGAAAGAACAGTTAGTTGGTATGTGGCACATTTAAATTGGGTAAAAACTAAGTTAAGACAGTTAAAAAGATATTGGAATAGGGTTTATGAGCTAAGATGA
- a CDS encoding sulfotransferase family protein: MPKFVIGGVEHSGTTLLSDIFRQVPGLDSGFEVGVLLCNTPKEFRTFKPFIDQMPAGWGLTEEDLDYICDTDSFQDFYERLYEKSQIIKKPCEIFDKTPRYAWGIEKCISNYPDGKYILTYKDPRALFYSNYKRYGENVNFKDFIENNLPKSIKYWLKIYENYQKIKKEEIKGNFLIVSLEEITFDCRKTLEKIFEFVGLEFNLDYLLLRNLRYRHTRADYISAKIALEYRFKLKKEEIKIITQELGGILNEWFYE; the protein is encoded by the coding sequence ATGCCAAAGTTCGTTATTGGTGGAGTTGAACACTCAGGAACCACTCTGTTGTCAGATATATTTAGACAAGTCCCTGGATTGGATAGTGGTTTTGAGGTGGGTGTTTTATTGTGTAATACACCAAAAGAATTTAGAACATTTAAACCTTTTATAGATCAAATGCCTGCGGGGTGGGGTCTAACGGAAGAGGACCTAGACTACATCTGTGATACAGATTCTTTTCAAGATTTTTACGAAAGACTTTATGAAAAATCACAAATTATTAAAAAACCTTGTGAAATTTTTGATAAAACTCCACGTTATGCTTGGGGAATTGAAAAGTGTATTTCCAATTATCCAGATGGAAAATACATCTTAACCTACAAAGACCCGAGGGCTCTTTTTTATTCAAACTATAAGAGGTATGGGGAAAATGTGAATTTTAAAGATTTTATAGAAAATAATTTGCCAAAATCCATAAAATATTGGTTAAAAATTTACGAAAATTATCAAAAAATAAAAAAAGAAGAAATTAAAGGAAATTTTTTGATTGTTTCTCTTGAAGAGATAACTTTTGATTGTAGAAAAACACTTGAAAAAATTTTTGAATTTGTGGGATTAGAATTTAACTTGGATTATCTATTATTAAGAAACCTTAGATATCGTCATACAAGAGCAGATTACATAAGTGCGAAAATAGCTTTGGAATATAGATTTAAATTAAAAAAGGAAGAGATTAAAATTATTACACAAGAATTAGGAGGTATATTAAATGAGTGGTTCTATGAATAG
- the rfbA gene encoding glucose-1-phosphate thymidylyltransferase RfbA, giving the protein MKGIILAGGSGTRLYPATLPINKHLLAIYDKPMIYYPLSILLLAGCKDILIISTPRDIKRFEELLGDGSHLGIKFFYKTQAKANGIAEALILGEDFIGEDRVWVILGDNIFFGHGLHQLLKEALAEHDGATVFAYPVSDPQRFGVVEFDKEGKVLSLEEKPAKPKSTYAVTGLYLYDGDAPKLAKTIKPSHRGELEITDLNRLYLEQGRLKVKKLGRGYTWIDAGTFDSLHQASEFVRIIEKRQSFKIACIEEIVYRLGYITKEQLLEIAKPLKNSGYGKYLVKIAEEID; this is encoded by the coding sequence ATGAAAGGAATAATACTTGCGGGAGGCTCTGGCACAAGGCTTTATCCGGCAACATTACCAATTAATAAACACCTACTTGCTATATATGATAAACCAATGATTTACTATCCTCTGTCTATTCTTTTACTTGCTGGTTGTAAAGATATTTTAATAATATCAACCCCAAGGGATATTAAAAGATTTGAGGAATTACTTGGCGATGGCTCTCATTTGGGTATTAAGTTTTTCTATAAGACTCAAGCTAAGGCAAATGGAATTGCTGAGGCATTAATATTAGGGGAGGATTTCATAGGAGAAGATAGAGTATGGGTTATCTTAGGTGATAACATCTTCTTTGGACACGGACTTCATCAATTACTTAAAGAGGCTTTAGCCGAACATGATGGAGCTACAGTGTTTGCCTATCCTGTTTCTGACCCTCAAAGATTTGGAGTTGTTGAGTTTGACAAAGAAGGAAAAGTTCTCTCTCTTGAAGAAAAGCCAGCAAAACCAAAATCAACTTATGCAGTAACTGGATTATATCTTTACGATGGTGACGCACCAAAACTTGCAAAAACAATTAAACCATCTCATAGAGGAGAGCTTGAGATAACCGACTTAAACAGACTTTATCTTGAACAAGGACGATTGAAAGTAAAAAAATTAGGCAGAGGTTATACATGGATTGATGCAGGCACTTTTGACTCTTTACATCAGGCATCAGAGTTTGTAAGAATCATTGAAAAGAGGCAGAGTTTTAAAATAGCTTGTATTGAAGAGATAGTATATAGACTTGGTTACATTACAAAGGAGCAACTTCTTGAAATAGCAAAACCGCTCAAAAACAGTGGATACGGGAAATATCTTGTTAAAATAGCTGAGGAGATAGATTGA
- the rfbC gene encoding dTDP-4-dehydrorhamnose 3,5-epimerase: MPFEFFKLEIPEVIIIKPKIFEDERGFFLESFKHSEFAKADISFNFVQDNHSRSKKGILRGLHYQLNPKAQGKLIRCIRGKIWDAAVDIRKDSPTFAKWVAVELSEENKFMLWIPPGFAHGFVALEDCEILYKCTAEYDPALDRGIVWNDPLIGIKWPIENPILSEKDKKLPLLKDAENNFFYGDSR, translated from the coding sequence ATGCCATTTGAATTTTTTAAGCTTGAGATACCAGAGGTTATTATCATTAAACCAAAAATATTTGAAGATGAAAGAGGTTTTTTTCTTGAAAGCTTCAAACACTCTGAGTTTGCTAAAGCAGATATAAGTTTTAACTTTGTTCAGGATAATCACTCAAGGTCAAAAAAGGGTATTTTAAGAGGACTGCACTATCAGCTTAACCCAAAAGCGCAAGGAAAGCTGATTAGATGCATAAGAGGTAAAATATGGGATGCGGCAGTTGATATAAGAAAAGATTCTCCAACCTTTGCTAAATGGGTAGCCGTTGAGCTTTCTGAGGAAAATAAATTCATGCTCTGGATTCCACCAGGTTTTGCTCATGGTTTTGTTGCTTTAGAGGATTGTGAAATACTTTATAAATGCACCGCAGAGTATGATCCAGCTTTGGATAGAGGAATAGTATGGAATGATCCCTTAATCGGTATAAAGTGGCCCATTGAAAATCCTATACTTTCAGAGAAAGATAAAAAATTACCTCTCTTAAAAGATGCAGAAAATAACTTTTTTTATGGAGACAGCAGATGA
- a CDS encoding right-handed parallel beta-helix repeat-containing protein produces the protein MSGSMNRIIIYSILLIILAFLNPLTLEAKTIYCEFGKNQQIEIKDNTIPLDSLDLQTINISNISIQISNCMKKVLDSESNVILKLPAKSINLRNPIVIQQTKDSLSWKAIKIIGSGIEQTKIYASNGFIRANFLTRDILIEISDFTIIPAQINSGNGIQIWIPPGGNRHNRSIILKNLLIRGENANDKNVFETSINVTGAWRILISNVFITGPFGPNVEQPSPGKCFVLSECYSPEVANSACWSMDTGLEVLSETNPGPEGIQVISSKFVDVNIGIKIENSRAIEPEGVISNNHINAKKIGLYLKGKKYIMINNNLFYTTGKEFIHMLLDGNEKVIITNNIFHYPNRDKPKSGISIKVQNSDDIFINNNIFSSPGIGIYQGLNNKNLIIKDNNFSSINPITKMILNEIEIYKEVAK, from the coding sequence ATGAGTGGTTCTATGAATAGGATAATAATTTATTCAATATTATTAATTATTTTAGCCTTTTTAAATCCATTAACTTTAGAAGCAAAAACTATATATTGTGAATTTGGAAAAAATCAACAAATAGAAATTAAAGATAATACTATACCTTTAGACAGTTTAGATTTACAAACTATCAATATTTCTAATATATCCATTCAAATTAGTAATTGCATGAAAAAAGTTTTAGATTCTGAGAGTAATGTCATTTTAAAGTTACCAGCTAAATCTATAAACCTTAGAAACCCAATAGTAATACAACAAACTAAGGATTCTCTCTCATGGAAAGCCATAAAAATAATTGGTTCAGGAATAGAGCAAACAAAGATTTATGCTTCAAATGGCTTTATAAGAGCAAATTTTCTAACAAGAGATATTCTTATAGAAATTTCAGATTTTACAATAATTCCAGCCCAAATCAATTCAGGAAATGGTATTCAAATTTGGATACCTCCAGGTGGTAATAGACATAATAGAAGTATTATTCTAAAAAATCTCTTAATACGAGGTGAAAATGCAAATGATAAAAATGTTTTCGAAACTTCAATAAATGTAACAGGTGCTTGGCGTATTCTCATTTCCAATGTATTTATAACCGGGCCATTTGGACCGAATGTTGAACAGCCATCTCCTGGGAAATGTTTTGTCCTCAGCGAATGCTATTCTCCAGAAGTAGCAAACAGTGCTTGTTGGTCAATGGATACAGGGCTTGAGGTTCTATCAGAAACTAATCCAGGTCCGGAGGGAATACAAGTAATCTCTTCGAAATTTGTAGATGTAAATATTGGAATAAAAATTGAAAATTCAAGAGCTATTGAGCCAGAGGGAGTTATTTCAAATAATCATATTAATGCTAAAAAAATAGGTCTTTATCTCAAAGGAAAGAAATACATTATGATTAATAACAACCTATTTTACACCACAGGAAAAGAGTTTATTCATATGCTATTAGATGGAAATGAGAAAGTCATCATAACGAATAATATTTTCCATTATCCTAACCGAGACAAACCAAAAAGTGGAATTTCTATTAAAGTTCAAAATTCGGATGATATCTTTATAAACAATAATATATTTAGTTCACCTGGTATTGGAATTTATCAGGGATTAAATAATAAAAATTTAATTATTAAGGATAATAACTTTTCAAGTATAAATCCAATAACGAAAATGATTTTGAATGAAATTGAAATTTACAAAGAGGTTGCAAAATGA
- the rfbD gene encoding dTDP-4-dehydrorhamnose reductase — translation MKCLITGAKGQLGREFVRALENLKAEFLALGREELDIRDFHKVLDIFKQFKPQVVINCSAYNQVDKAEDEFDKALSVNCIGVSNLATACRETGAFLVHYSTDYVFDGEKKGLYTEDDTPNPLSKYALSKYLGEKQIEAVLENYLIFRTSWVYGEGTQNFLYKLTQWINTQEYLKIACDEFSVPTSTKIIVDVTLKALKKGFKGLFHLVCSGYASRYEWAKEYLKIKGLKKFIYPAYMAEFNLPAKRPRFSAMSNEKISRVLNISIPNWDDELKKFLGG, via the coding sequence ATGAAATGTTTAATAACTGGAGCAAAGGGACAGCTTGGAAGAGAGTTTGTTAGAGCCTTAGAAAACTTGAAAGCTGAATTTTTAGCCCTCGGCAGAGAGGAGCTTGACATAAGGGATTTTCACAAGGTTTTAGATATATTTAAACAATTTAAACCTCAGGTGGTAATAAACTGCTCTGCTTACAATCAGGTTGACAAAGCTGAGGATGAGTTTGATAAGGCTCTGTCAGTAAACTGTATCGGAGTTTCAAACTTAGCAACAGCTTGCAGAGAAACAGGAGCTTTTCTTGTACATTATTCAACAGATTATGTTTTTGACGGAGAAAAAAAGGGATTATATACAGAAGATGACACTCCTAATCCACTTAGTAAGTATGCTTTAAGCAAATATCTTGGAGAGAAGCAAATAGAAGCAGTGCTTGAAAACTATCTTATTTTCCGTACAAGCTGGGTTTACGGAGAAGGAACTCAGAATTTTCTTTATAAGCTAACTCAATGGATAAATACTCAGGAATATCTCAAGATAGCTTGCGATGAATTCTCTGTTCCCACATCCACTAAAATCATAGTTGATGTAACTTTAAAGGCGTTGAAGAAGGGATTTAAGGGGCTTTTTCATCTCGTCTGCTCTGGCTATGCATCTCGTTATGAATGGGCAAAGGAGTATCTTAAAATTAAGGGATTAAAAAAATTCATCTATCCTGCTTATATGGCTGAATTTAATCTTCCAGCGAAGAGACCTCGTTTTTCAGCGATGAGCAATGAAAAAATAAGCAGAGTATTGAATATTTCCATCCCTAATTGGGATGATGAGTTAAAAAAGTTTTTAGGGGGATAA
- a CDS encoding FkbM family methyltransferase: protein MTLQELLERNFIALSKIQEFREKSKETFGQFTQLFHEYKNKFPYYGFIPIVIQDIEFVMFSGNDDLSAMAYFWYGPSSYERKSMALWLEMVKEADIIYDIGAYTGLYSLSASVKNPSAKVYSFEPVRRTYGRLLLNIEINRLKKRIIPINKAILNKSCSLTIKNYRGGGILDAGASVVDKGIPIFKEEELISAVSLDEFIEEVKEIPHTVKIDVEGAECLVFEGMKKILELRPYIIIELWPKTYNIIKNTLEYYNYQCYIIDDKNNRISTAPEKINSVQNFFCEPKGGK from the coding sequence ATGACATTGCAAGAATTGTTAGAGAGAAATTTTATTGCTTTATCTAAAATTCAAGAATTCAGAGAAAAGTCTAAAGAAACATTTGGGCAGTTTACTCAATTATTCCATGAATACAAAAATAAATTTCCTTACTACGGTTTTATTCCTATAGTTATTCAAGATATTGAATTTGTAATGTTCAGTGGAAATGATGATCTAAGTGCTATGGCATATTTTTGGTATGGTCCTTCAAGTTATGAACGTAAGAGCATGGCACTATGGTTAGAGATGGTCAAAGAGGCTGATATAATATATGATATTGGTGCTTACACAGGTTTATATTCTCTAAGTGCTTCTGTTAAAAATCCATCAGCTAAAGTGTATTCTTTCGAGCCAGTTAGGAGAACATACGGAAGATTACTTCTAAATATAGAGATAAACAGATTAAAGAAAAGAATTATTCCTATAAATAAAGCTATATTGAATAAATCTTGTTCTCTCACAATTAAAAATTATAGAGGAGGGGGAATTCTTGATGCAGGAGCTTCAGTGGTAGATAAAGGTATTCCAATTTTTAAAGAGGAGGAATTAATCTCCGCAGTTTCATTGGATGAATTTATTGAAGAGGTGAAAGAAATTCCCCATACTGTCAAGATTGATGTTGAAGGAGCTGAGTGTTTAGTATTTGAAGGTATGAAAAAAATCTTAGAATTAAGACCATATATTATTATAGAATTATGGCCAAAAACTTATAATATTATCAAAAATACTTTGGAATATTATAATTATCAATGTTATATAATAGATGATAAAAACAACAGAATTTCTACTGCACCTGAAAAAATAAATAGTGTTCAGAATTTTTTTTGTGAACCTAAAGGAGGTAAATAA